Proteins encoded in a region of the Teredinibacter purpureus genome:
- a CDS encoding sodium:solute symporter family protein, with protein sequence MELQTLTFIIVGITFAVYIGIAFWARAGTTSEFYVAGGGIHPVANGMATAADWMSAASFISMAGLIAFFGYGGSVFLMGWTGGYVLLAMLLAPYLRKYGKFTVPEFIGDRFYSKAARIVAVVCLIVASVTYVIGQMKGVGVAFSRFLEVSYDVGLLVGMTIVFIYAVMGGMKGITYTQIAQYCVLIFAYTIPAIFISLQLTGNPIPQIGLGSTLLGTDTFLLDRLDQVVTELGFAEYTTSKRLSGLNTFVYTLSLMIGTAGLPHVIIRFFTVSKVSDARKSAGWALVFITILYTTAPAVAAMARLNLHQTIEPAQGQNLMYEERPAWFKNWEKTGLLAFEDKNGDGRISYTADKATNEMVKVDRDIMVLANPEIARLPNWVIALVAAGGLAAALSTAAGLLLAIASAISHDLLKGVFRPDINEKQELLASRIAMAGAIGVAGYLGFNPPDFAAGTVALAFGLAASSIFPALMMGIFSKRINKEGAISGMIAGITVTLLYVFQHKGVMFIASTSFLGDMPANWFFGIEPNAFGAVGALVNFIIAFAVSRVTAEPPEHIQHLVEDIRIPAGAGEVTGH encoded by the coding sequence ATGGAATTACAAACACTAACCTTTATCATCGTAGGTATAACCTTCGCTGTTTATATAGGAATCGCCTTCTGGGCTCGAGCGGGTACTACGAGTGAATTCTACGTTGCCGGTGGCGGTATTCACCCGGTGGCCAACGGCATGGCGACTGCCGCCGATTGGATGTCTGCAGCCTCCTTTATTTCGATGGCAGGCCTTATTGCCTTTTTCGGCTACGGCGGTAGCGTATTTTTAATGGGCTGGACCGGCGGTTATGTACTGCTTGCGATGCTTTTAGCGCCCTATTTACGCAAATATGGCAAATTTACCGTACCCGAATTTATTGGCGATCGCTTTTACTCGAAAGCTGCGCGTATTGTTGCGGTAGTGTGTCTGATTGTTGCGTCGGTAACCTACGTAATTGGTCAAATGAAAGGCGTTGGCGTTGCATTTTCGCGTTTCCTAGAGGTGAGTTACGACGTTGGTCTATTAGTGGGTATGACGATTGTATTTATCTACGCCGTTATGGGCGGTATGAAAGGCATTACCTATACGCAAATAGCACAGTATTGCGTTTTGATCTTCGCCTACACCATTCCGGCTATTTTCATTTCGTTACAGCTAACCGGTAACCCCATTCCACAAATTGGCTTAGGCAGTACGCTATTGGGCACCGATACTTTCTTGCTCGACAGGCTTGACCAAGTGGTGACGGAGCTGGGCTTTGCTGAATACACCACCTCCAAACGGCTGAGCGGTTTGAATACGTTCGTCTATACCCTATCGCTTATGATCGGTACGGCGGGCTTGCCTCATGTGATTATCCGCTTTTTCACCGTGTCTAAAGTGAGTGATGCACGTAAATCTGCGGGCTGGGCTTTAGTGTTTATTACCATCCTCTATACTACTGCTCCCGCTGTTGCGGCAATGGCGCGTCTTAACCTGCATCAGACTATTGAACCTGCTCAAGGTCAAAATTTGATGTACGAAGAGCGGCCAGCATGGTTTAAGAATTGGGAAAAAACCGGCTTACTCGCGTTCGAAGATAAAAACGGTGATGGCCGAATTTCATATACCGCAGACAAAGCCACGAACGAAATGGTGAAAGTCGATCGCGATATTATGGTGTTGGCGAATCCTGAAATTGCACGCTTACCGAATTGGGTGATTGCGTTAGTGGCGGCCGGTGGTTTGGCGGCGGCACTTTCTACAGCGGCTGGCCTGCTGTTGGCAATTGCGTCAGCGATATCACACGATTTATTGAAAGGCGTATTTCGGCCTGACATTAATGAGAAGCAAGAGCTTCTCGCCAGCCGAATCGCAATGGCCGGTGCTATTGGTGTAGCGGGTTACCTTGGCTTTAATCCACCCGATTTCGCTGCTGGAACGGTGGCACTAGCCTTTGGGCTTGCGGCGTCGTCTATATTTCCAGCGCTTATGATGGGTATCTTTAGTAAGCGCATTAATAAGGAAGGGGCGATTAGCGGCATGATTGCGGGTATAACCGTTACGTTGCTGTATGTATTCCAGCATAAAGGCGTAATGTTTATTGCGAGTACTTCGTTCTTGGGCGATATGCCAGCGAATTGGTTCTTCGGTATTGAGCCAAATGCTTTTGGCGCAGTCGGCGCATTGGTTAACTTTATTATTGCTTTTGCTGTTTCACGGGTAACCGCTGAGCCGCCTGAGCATATTCAGCATCTCGTTGAGGATATTCGAATCCCTGCGGGTGCCGGAGAAGTGACCGGGCATTGA
- a CDS encoding DUF294 nucleotidyltransferase-like domain-containing protein, producing MVSETSDVQSFLSRQALFGHLSEAALESVCDSSYTAFNKSGNVLTFANGIPDTIPGMLIVRSGSLEIRTAKKELIDRLSEGDFLIPQCLIELGDENFCVTVLEDCLYYELSSNAYQGLYNVDRYFAYLCDSFSLQFKRDDVQTETRIQPFRDTERESFLDQRVQDFMTSPAISALPSISIREAATIMKERNISSLLITDNSRLVGIVTDRDLRTRVLAEGIADSIEIATVMTESPVSIEKNAVLHQAQLTMMSANIHHLPVIENQSPIGLIGLSDIVRANNIEPVSLTGSIKHANSVTALRDISKQFPNLVAALIERDTRAVDVGEIITSLTDGITKRLIEIAQQQLGEAPCPFAWLAFGSQARQEQVLGSDQDNALIIADKGLPTQSEYFKQLAEIVNDGLHQCGVVLCPGDIMARNPKWRLTLSEWRRCFSVWIEQPSPKALMHASIFFDMRHIAGDASLTQQLRQTVLDKAQKNTIFLALMSENSLSHSPPLGFFKTFVLEKDGDHNRTLDLKKRGTIPIVDIARNYSLSAGVWPVTTFERLKAIEAGGVMSKALASSLIDAHEFIAGIRLESQGAQFRAGQDVDNHLDPKTLSPLMRHQLKEAFHLVRQAQAAMKARFGGGIL from the coding sequence ATGGTCAGTGAAACGAGTGATGTGCAAAGCTTCCTCTCGCGACAAGCGCTCTTCGGTCATTTAAGCGAAGCGGCACTCGAATCTGTTTGTGATAGTAGCTACACCGCCTTTAATAAATCGGGCAATGTACTAACTTTTGCCAATGGCATACCCGATACAATACCGGGCATGCTTATTGTGCGTAGCGGAAGCCTAGAAATTCGCACCGCCAAAAAAGAGTTGATAGACCGGCTAAGTGAAGGTGATTTTTTAATTCCTCAGTGCTTAATAGAATTGGGCGACGAAAATTTTTGTGTAACGGTTCTTGAAGATTGTTTGTATTACGAACTTTCTTCGAATGCTTATCAAGGGCTTTATAACGTAGACCGCTACTTCGCGTATCTATGCGACAGCTTCTCATTACAGTTCAAGCGCGATGATGTTCAAACAGAAACACGCATACAACCCTTTCGTGATACAGAACGTGAAAGTTTTTTGGATCAGCGTGTGCAAGATTTTATGACCAGCCCCGCCATCTCGGCCTTGCCTTCGATCAGCATTCGCGAAGCGGCAACAATAATGAAAGAACGTAATATTTCATCGTTATTGATAACCGATAATAGTCGGCTTGTAGGCATTGTTACCGACCGTGATTTACGTACGCGAGTATTGGCAGAGGGTATTGCCGATAGCATAGAAATAGCAACGGTGATGACTGAAAGCCCTGTTAGCATCGAGAAAAATGCGGTTCTACATCAAGCGCAATTAACGATGATGTCGGCGAATATCCATCACCTGCCGGTGATAGAAAACCAATCGCCGATTGGCCTAATTGGCTTAAGCGATATAGTGCGTGCGAATAATATAGAGCCCGTATCGCTAACCGGGTCGATAAAGCATGCGAATTCTGTTACCGCACTGCGCGATATTTCTAAACAATTCCCGAATTTAGTGGCAGCTTTAATCGAACGCGATACACGGGCCGTTGATGTGGGGGAAATTATTACATCACTTACGGATGGCATAACGAAACGCTTAATCGAGATAGCGCAGCAACAACTCGGCGAGGCACCCTGCCCATTCGCGTGGCTCGCATTTGGTTCACAAGCGCGGCAAGAACAAGTGTTGGGCTCGGATCAGGATAACGCGTTAATTATTGCGGATAAGGGGTTACCGACGCAAAGCGAATATTTTAAGCAGCTAGCGGAAATCGTGAATGATGGCTTACATCAATGTGGTGTGGTGCTGTGTCCCGGCGATATTATGGCTCGCAATCCCAAATGGCGTTTAACCTTAAGTGAATGGAGGCGGTGCTTTAGTGTCTGGATAGAACAGCCATCACCCAAAGCGCTAATGCACGCTAGTATATTTTTCGATATGCGTCATATTGCTGGCGATGCGTCACTCACCCAACAATTACGTCAAACGGTATTAGACAAAGCACAAAAAAATACTATATTTTTGGCGTTAATGAGTGAAAACTCCCTTAGCCATTCGCCGCCTTTAGGTTTTTTTAAAACCTTCGTACTGGAAAAGGACGGTGATCATAATCGTACGTTAGATTTAAAAAAACGCGGCACCATTCCAATTGTTGATATTGCACGTAATTACAGTTTGAGTGCAGGAGTGTGGCCCGTCACAACGTTTGAACGTTTGAAAGCCATCGAAGCGGGGGGTGTTATGTCCAAGGCACTTGCGTCCAGCTTAATTGATGCGCATGAATTTATTGCAGGAATCCGATTGGAGTCTCAGGGTGCGCAATTTCGCGCTGGACAGGACGTGGACAATCATCTCGACCCGAAAACATTATCACCGTTAATGCGCCATCAACTTAAAGAAGCGTTTCATTTGGTGCGGCAGGCGCAAGCGGCAATGAAAGCGAGGTTTGGTGGTGGTATTTTATAA
- a CDS encoding DUF4212 domain-containing protein produces MADNNTEMRKAYWQANLKLMVILLVIWFTISYLAGIVFVDQLNAIRLGGYKLGFWFAQQGSMYGFVAIVFFYSHRMAALDRKYGVND; encoded by the coding sequence ATGGCAGATAATAATACAGAAATGAGAAAAGCCTATTGGCAAGCCAACCTTAAATTGATGGTTATCTTGTTAGTAATATGGTTCACAATTTCCTACCTGGCAGGCATTGTTTTTGTCGACCAGCTCAATGCAATACGTCTCGGCGGCTACAAGCTGGGGTTTTGGTTTGCTCAACAAGGGTCAATGTATGGTTTTGTAGCCATCGTTTTCTTCTATTCACACCGCATGGCGGCACTTGACCGTAAATACGGCGTAAACGACTAA